The sequence below is a genomic window from Draconibacterium halophilum.
ACCTGTTTTATTAGCAATTTTCTCAAGAAGCAATACATCTCTTCCCAGGTATTTAGGTGTGGCATCAACAAAATAACTTACATCGAATGCTTTAAGCTCATCGAAGTAAGGCTTAACTTTATTGATTACCGAATCATGATTCCATGAATCAGGTTGTATGCTATCGGCTCCAATAAAATCAACCAATGTATGTTCGTGTGTCAACCATATTTTATCAGCGCTTACTTTATGTACTCCTTTTACATCCTGTATCCGTGGTGATTTATCAGATGATGCACAGCCACAAGCTATTATCAATGATAAAATCATCGCAGTTATGTTTCTAATCTTATTCATGATTTTGTACATTGCTTTATTCATACTTACAATATTAGTAAAATTTCAGTTTCTATTTATTAGATACAACCGTGAGCGGTATGAAATGTTGCGCATTTCGAATGCACTTACCTATCAACCGACTAAACCGCTGATTAAATGTTATTTATTTAAAACACACTTCTTTCCTGCTCTATGTTTTATGATTCTATGTTGACGACCGATTTGTATAGTTCTTTATTGCTATACGCATCCCATCCGGTACTTATTCTATCGTTATCCCCCAAAAAGAACACCACTAACATTTGCCCATTTTCATCTCATTAAAATTGTTAATTTCATTTGTATTCGAGGTAACTCTCGATTTCCGTCAGCTGACGGACAATTCTTCTTGCCTGCCTGACGATAGGCAGGTTGGTGAATTTGAAAAATGAAAATTCATGTTCGTTTGATTGTGATTTATTCTTATTAAATTTGGGAGAAATGGTGTATCTACAAAAATAGTTTCACGTAGAAATCAGAATAACATCGAGATCTAGGTGAAAATTAAATCATATTAAACCAACTGCAATGAAAGCGAAAATCGAATTTACTTTAAACGGAAAGGATGTTTCGGTAGAACTTGAAGAATCGAAAAAACTTCTTTGGGTTTTGCGAACACATTTTAACCTGACCGGCACCAAATATGGTTGCGGCGAGGGATATTGCGGTGCCTGCACCGTACTCATCAACAACTCGGCAACCCGGTCATGCGCGACTACCATAGGTGAAGTCGCCGGTAAAGACGTCGTTACTATCGAGGGACTGGCAAGGGGAGAAAAATTGCACCCTGTGCAGCAGGCATTTGCCGACCACGATGCGCTTCAATGCGGCTACTGCACGCCGGGCATGATTATGAATGCCGTTGGACTACTAAACGACCAGCCAACTCCGAGCCGGGAAGATATTATTTTGGGCATGGAAGACAACCTGTGCCGCTGTGGAGCACACAACCGTATTCTTGACGCGATTGAAGCCGCAGCAAACGAAATGCAAAACGGCAAGTGATTCAGCTTTTATGTATTCAAAACTTAAAAACAACAACATGGATAAGGCAAAAGATTATCAGGATTATATAGAAGGACACACTTCAACCAACACCATAAAACGCCGGAACTTTATTCGTTTACTTGGCGGAGGTATTTACGTTTTCTTTCATGCAGGTGCAGCGCTAAAACTGATGGCGGCCGAAGGTGAACAACGTCGCCTTCCCGATGATTTTAATGCATTTTTACGGATTCACGAGAATGGGAAAGTATCGTGTTATACCGGTAAAATAGAAATGGGCCAGGGCGTAAACACCGGCCTGGCAATGATGCTGGCCGATGAGCTGGATGTAGCCTATGAAAATGTTGAAATGGTGATGGGCGACACCGATCTCTGTCCATGGGACATGGGAACTTTTGGTTCGCTGACTACACGGATGTTCGGGCCATCGATGTTGGCAGCAGCGGCAGAAGCCCGCACCGTATTACTGGAACTGGCTGCCGAAAAACTGGGTACGGACATCGATAATCTGGATGTTAAAAAAGGAGTGGTTTTTAATCGTCAGGATCAAAGTGAAAAGATTACATATGCTCAACTTACCAATGGCCAGCGTATAGAACGTGTTGCTAAAAACGAATCTACCGTTAAAGATTATTCGAAAT
It includes:
- a CDS encoding (2Fe-2S)-binding protein, producing MKAKIEFTLNGKDVSVELEESKKLLWVLRTHFNLTGTKYGCGEGYCGACTVLINNSATRSCATTIGEVAGKDVVTIEGLARGEKLHPVQQAFADHDALQCGYCTPGMIMNAVGLLNDQPTPSREDIILGMEDNLCRCGAHNRILDAIEAAANEMQNGK